In the Solanum pennellii chromosome 5, SPENNV200 genome, one interval contains:
- the LOC107018876 gene encoding cilia- and flagella-associated protein 298-B-like isoform X1: MVRIHVKHGGGSDGDGEFLYDTETSLTIDEIAKDIIEIANIQSKIQCFAVEFESHLSKLQGDPKVMSLVRALSEATSYASKDQVIHNKPLSLYVLRNHTRNIEKEYLATHSVMGLSSSDLQQFLSDLRILEENTVQLLWAGKELTRGKKLCDFIGRNEKTKIVIRLQSPIPPPASLTGLSSLLT, from the exons ATGGTGCGCATACATGTGAAGCACGGCGGCGGCAGCGACGGCGACGGCGAGTTTCTCTACGACACTGAAACGTCTTTAACAATTGATGAAATCGCCAAAGACATAATCGAAATAGCGAATATCCAATCGAAGATTCAATGCTTCGCTGTCGAATTCGAGTCTCATCTATCTAAGCTTCAAGGCGATCCTAAAG TTATGTCTCTGGTGAGAGCTCTCTCCGAAGCTACGTCGTATGCTTCAAAG GATCAGGTTATACATAACAAACCTCTATCACTTTATGTGCTAAGAAATCACACAAGAAACATTGAGAAGGAATATTTGGCAACACATTCAGTAATGGGATTATCAAGTTCCGATTTACAACAATTCTTGTCAG ACTTGCgaattcttgaagaaaacaCAGTGCAACTTTTATGGGCAGGAAAAGAGCTCACCAGAGGGAAAAAATTGTGTGACTTTATAGGAAGAAATGAGAAGACAAAG ATCGTTATCAGGTTGCAGTCACCTATTCCACCTCCTGCATCACTCACTG
- the LOC107018876 gene encoding cilia- and flagella-associated protein 298-B-like isoform X3 — protein sequence MVRIHVKHGGGSDGDGEFLYDTETSLTIDEIAKDIIEIANIQSKIQCFAVEFESHLSKLQGDPKVMSLVRALSEATSYASKDQVIHNKPLSLYVLRNHTRNIEKEYLATHSVMGLSSSDLQQFLSDLRILEENTVQLLWAGKELTRGKKLCDFIGRNEKTKIVIRLQSPIPPPASLTGPV from the exons ATGGTGCGCATACATGTGAAGCACGGCGGCGGCAGCGACGGCGACGGCGAGTTTCTCTACGACACTGAAACGTCTTTAACAATTGATGAAATCGCCAAAGACATAATCGAAATAGCGAATATCCAATCGAAGATTCAATGCTTCGCTGTCGAATTCGAGTCTCATCTATCTAAGCTTCAAGGCGATCCTAAAG TTATGTCTCTGGTGAGAGCTCTCTCCGAAGCTACGTCGTATGCTTCAAAG GATCAGGTTATACATAACAAACCTCTATCACTTTATGTGCTAAGAAATCACACAAGAAACATTGAGAAGGAATATTTGGCAACACATTCAGTAATGGGATTATCAAGTTCCGATTTACAACAATTCTTGTCAG ACTTGCgaattcttgaagaaaacaCAGTGCAACTTTTATGGGCAGGAAAAGAGCTCACCAGAGGGAAAAAATTGTGTGACTTTATAGGAAGAAATGAGAAGACAAAG ATCGTTATCAGGTTGCAGTCACCTATTCCACCTCCTGCATCACTCACTG GGCCAGTCTAA
- the LOC107018876 gene encoding cilia- and flagella-associated protein 298-B-like isoform X2, whose amino-acid sequence MVRIHVKHGGGSDGDGEFLYDTETSLTIDEIAKDIIEIANIQSKIQCFAVEFESHLSKLQGDPKVMSLVRALSEATSYASKDQVIHNKPLSLYVLRNHTRNIEKEYLATHSVMGLSSSDLQQFLSDLRILEENTVQLLWAGKELTRGKKLCDFIGRNEKTKIVIRLQSPIPPPASLTGGEKC is encoded by the exons ATGGTGCGCATACATGTGAAGCACGGCGGCGGCAGCGACGGCGACGGCGAGTTTCTCTACGACACTGAAACGTCTTTAACAATTGATGAAATCGCCAAAGACATAATCGAAATAGCGAATATCCAATCGAAGATTCAATGCTTCGCTGTCGAATTCGAGTCTCATCTATCTAAGCTTCAAGGCGATCCTAAAG TTATGTCTCTGGTGAGAGCTCTCTCCGAAGCTACGTCGTATGCTTCAAAG GATCAGGTTATACATAACAAACCTCTATCACTTTATGTGCTAAGAAATCACACAAGAAACATTGAGAAGGAATATTTGGCAACACATTCAGTAATGGGATTATCAAGTTCCGATTTACAACAATTCTTGTCAG ACTTGCgaattcttgaagaaaacaCAGTGCAACTTTTATGGGCAGGAAAAGAGCTCACCAGAGGGAAAAAATTGTGTGACTTTATAGGAAGAAATGAGAAGACAAAG ATCGTTATCAGGTTGCAGTCACCTATTCCACCTCCTGCATCACTCACTG gtggagaaaaatgttga